One genomic window of Branchiostoma floridae strain S238N-H82 chromosome 4, Bfl_VNyyK, whole genome shotgun sequence includes the following:
- the LOC118413223 gene encoding parvalbumin alpha-like, whose product MSGEEKKRVRAVPKAKIKLTLQSLMKGEDDMKKAIDQAWDKLDTDKSGFLEKEEFREAINLVLVGEGDEEGIGEKQFNSFFDKVDKDDDGKISKDEWFKRARGLFKRMEENIDNEDAP is encoded by the exons ATGTCAGGTGAAGAGAAGAAAAGGGTCCGGGCGGTCCCTAAAGCCAAGATAAAACTTACCCTGCAGAGTCTCATGAAGGGAGAG GATGACATGAAGAAGGCTATAGACCAGGCCTGGGACAAGCTGGACACAGACAAGAGCGGCTTCCTGGAGAAGGAGGAATTCCGTGAGGCCATCAACCTCGTG CTGGTTGGGGAAGGAGACGAGGAGGGTATTGGAGAAAAGCAGTTCAACAGCTTTTTCGACAAGGTGGACAAAGACG ACGACGGCAAGATCTCTAAGGATGAGTGGTTCAAGCGGGCCAGGGGACTCTTTAAGAGGATGGAGGAG AACATCGACAACGAGGACGCGCCTTAG